One Citricoccus sp. K5 DNA window includes the following coding sequences:
- a CDS encoding PHP domain-containing protein, translated as MPFDLHTHSHISDGTEPPADVVRAAAGAGLTGLALTDHDTTAGWAEAAHEAVELGLTFIPGMEVSCVSDTGISVHLLSYLHDPLAPDLNEEIGRARTSRLMRAQRMVRRLGEDYPITWEMVLAHATPDATIGRPHIADALVTAGVIRDRSAAFTSILTPRSPYYVGHYAPDPVDAVRLVLEAGGVPVFAHPMASMRGRVIGMDLFREMIDAGLAGVEVFHRDNPDEARRTLRLLALEHDLFITGSSDYHGAGKPNRIGENTTPDEVVARLEEQATGTEVIRP; from the coding sequence ATGCCGTTCGACCTGCACACGCACTCCCACATCTCGGATGGCACCGAACCGCCTGCCGATGTGGTGCGGGCCGCTGCCGGGGCCGGTCTCACCGGCCTGGCCCTGACCGACCATGACACCACCGCCGGCTGGGCCGAGGCCGCCCACGAGGCCGTGGAGTTGGGCCTGACGTTCATCCCCGGCATGGAGGTCTCCTGCGTCTCGGACACCGGGATCAGCGTCCACCTGTTGTCCTACCTGCACGACCCGCTGGCACCCGATCTCAATGAGGAGATCGGACGGGCCCGGACCTCCCGGCTCATGCGTGCCCAGCGCATGGTCAGGCGGCTGGGGGAGGACTATCCCATCACCTGGGAGATGGTGCTGGCCCACGCCACCCCGGACGCCACGATCGGCCGACCGCATATCGCCGATGCCCTGGTCACCGCGGGTGTGATCCGGGACCGCTCGGCCGCCTTCACCTCGATCCTCACCCCGCGTTCTCCCTACTACGTGGGCCACTACGCCCCAGACCCGGTGGACGCCGTCCGTCTGGTGCTCGAGGCCGGCGGTGTACCGGTCTTCGCCCATCCCATGGCGTCCATGCGCGGCCGCGTCATCGGCATGGACCTGTTCCGGGAGATGATCGACGCCGGACTGGCCGGCGTCGAGGTCTTCCACCGGGACAACCCGGACGAGGCCCGGCGCACCCTGCGGCTCCTCGCCCTGGAGCACGATCTCTTCATCACCGGCTCCTCCGACTACCACGGTGCCGGCAAGCCCAACCGGATCGGTGAGAACACGACTCCCGACGAGGTGGTCGCCCGGCTGGAGGAGCAGGCCACGGGCACGGAGGTCATCCGGCCGTGA
- a CDS encoding aminopeptidase P family protein, with the protein MNDETPRPTDQTTPADQAGAVADQPVEDRVNNRSQKPTSDAFKRFMGSNWAPAETTPVLPDASAPFAARRRKALSEQFEGERLVIPAGALKVRSNDTDYRFRAHSAFAHLTGLGVDHEPDATLVLEPVDHGAGDHGGHHEATLYFRPMAGRDSEEFYSNARTGEFWIGTRPTLGGLQARTGIRTADLSELEVAVTKNAGAVEIGGVRIRLLRGSDLDVEALVDTSRINTGVDLEFSDGLDAQLTEFLSELRLVKDGWEVEELRGSVAATIAGFEDIVRVLPDARGHERGERIVEGAFFSRARLEGNDLGYDTIAASGNNATVLHWIRNNGEVRSGDLILVDAGVEADSLYTADITRTLPVDGTFSPIQRTIYQAVLDAADAAFAAVKPGLRFRDIHTTAMQVLAERLHEWGLLPVSVDEALSPEGQQHRRWMPHGTSHHLGLDVHDCAQAKRELYLDAEIVPGMVFTIEPGLYFKNEDLAVPEEYRGMGVRIEDDIYVTDEGAENLSAALPRTPDDVEAWMARLLG; encoded by the coding sequence ATGAACGACGAAACACCCCGGCCCACCGACCAGACCACGCCCGCCGACCAGGCCGGCGCCGTAGCCGACCAGCCCGTAGAAGACCGTGTGAACAACCGGTCCCAGAAGCCGACCTCGGATGCGTTCAAGCGGTTCATGGGCTCGAACTGGGCCCCCGCCGAGACCACGCCGGTCCTGCCGGATGCCTCCGCCCCGTTCGCCGCCCGGCGCCGCAAGGCCCTGTCCGAGCAGTTCGAGGGCGAGCGGCTCGTCATCCCGGCCGGAGCGCTCAAGGTCCGTTCCAATGACACCGACTACCGTTTCCGCGCCCACTCCGCCTTCGCCCACCTGACCGGTTTGGGCGTGGACCATGAGCCGGATGCCACCCTCGTCCTGGAGCCGGTGGATCACGGCGCCGGTGACCACGGCGGACACCACGAGGCCACCCTGTACTTCCGCCCCATGGCCGGCCGCGACTCCGAGGAGTTCTACTCCAACGCCCGCACCGGTGAGTTCTGGATCGGCACCCGCCCCACCCTCGGCGGGTTGCAGGCCCGCACCGGGATCCGCACCGCCGACCTGTCCGAACTGGAGGTAGCCGTCACCAAGAACGCCGGCGCCGTGGAGATCGGCGGGGTCCGCATCCGCCTGCTGCGCGGCTCCGACCTGGACGTCGAGGCACTGGTGGACACCTCCCGCATCAACACCGGGGTGGACCTGGAGTTCTCGGACGGACTGGACGCCCAGCTCACGGAGTTCCTCTCGGAGCTGCGCCTGGTCAAGGACGGCTGGGAGGTCGAGGAGCTGCGCGGCTCCGTGGCGGCCACCATCGCCGGCTTCGAGGACATCGTCCGGGTCCTGCCCGACGCCCGCGGCCATGAACGCGGCGAGAGGATCGTGGAGGGCGCGTTCTTCTCCCGTGCGCGCCTCGAGGGCAACGACCTGGGCTATGACACCATCGCCGCGTCCGGCAACAACGCCACCGTGCTGCACTGGATCCGCAACAACGGCGAGGTCCGCTCCGGGGACCTGATCCTCGTGGACGCCGGCGTGGAGGCGGACTCCCTCTACACGGCCGACATCACCCGCACCCTGCCGGTCGACGGCACGTTCTCGCCGATCCAGCGCACCATCTACCAGGCCGTCCTCGATGCCGCCGACGCCGCCTTCGCCGCGGTGAAGCCCGGCCTGAGGTTCCGGGACATCCACACCACCGCCATGCAGGTGCTGGCCGAGCGACTGCACGAGTGGGGGCTGCTACCGGTCTCCGTGGACGAGGCCCTCTCACCCGAGGGCCAGCAGCACCGCCGGTGGATGCCGCACGGCACCAGCCACCACCTGGGCCTGGACGTGCACGACTGTGCGCAGGCCAAGCGCGAGCTCTATCTGGACGCCGAGATCGTCCCGGGCATGGTCTTCACGATCGAGCCCGGCCTGTACTTCAAGAATGAGGACCTGGCGGTGCCGGAGGAGTACCGCGGCATGGGCGTGCGCATCGAGGACGACATCTACGTCACCGACGAGGGCGCCGAGAACCTCTCCGCCGCCCTGCCGCGCACGCCCGACGACGTCGAGGCATGGATGGCCCGGCTCCTCGGCTGA
- a CDS encoding DUF1003 domain-containing protein has translation MADKNPETTGPRRAGLDTPLGARGRRWPRLNPNPDAFGEATEGFARFMGTPQFLLWMTIFCAVWLGWNTFAPEMWRFDSAAIGFTALTLVLSLQASYAAPLLLLAQNRQDDRDKVSLREDRNRAERNLADTEYLTRELAGLRIALQDVATRDFVRSEMRDAVAEITEELKDEVREKMRAEILAEMDQSPDAGPAPKPSGSSPRKHKKKKNRPSREARERIEGDEDGPQTTTLAIMAAEEADQPASSADRADSKDNPKDTPSA, from the coding sequence ATGGCGGACAAGAACCCCGAGACCACCGGCCCCCGCCGTGCCGGCCTCGACACGCCGCTGGGCGCGCGAGGACGCCGCTGGCCCCGGCTGAATCCCAATCCGGACGCGTTCGGCGAGGCCACGGAGGGCTTCGCCCGGTTCATGGGGACACCCCAGTTCCTGCTGTGGATGACCATCTTCTGCGCCGTCTGGCTCGGCTGGAACACCTTCGCCCCGGAGATGTGGCGCTTCGACTCCGCCGCCATCGGCTTCACCGCCCTGACCCTGGTGTTGTCCCTGCAGGCCTCCTACGCCGCTCCCCTGCTGCTGCTGGCGCAGAACCGCCAGGACGACCGGGACAAGGTGTCCCTGCGTGAGGACCGCAACCGTGCCGAACGCAACCTGGCGGACACCGAATACCTGACCCGCGAGCTGGCCGGTCTGCGCATCGCGCTGCAGGACGTGGCCACCCGTGACTTCGTGCGCTCGGAGATGCGCGATGCCGTCGCCGAGATCACCGAGGAGCTCAAGGACGAGGTGCGCGAGAAGATGCGCGCCGAGATCCTGGCCGAGATGGACCAGAGTCCCGACGCCGGCCCGGCGCCGAAGCCGTCCGGCTCCAGCCCCCGGAAACACAAGAAGAAGAAGAACCGGCCCAGCCGCGAAGCCCGCGAACGCATCGAGGGCGACGAGGACGGCCCCCAGACCACCACGTTGGCCATCATGGCCGCAGAGGAGGCAGACCAGCCTGCCTCCTCGGCTGACCGCGCTGACTCGAAGGACAACCCCAAGGACACCCCCTCCGCATGA
- a CDS encoding spermidine synthase has protein sequence MADPDAFHPTRRNLQLSVSGERARILPDEHDDGWVLEIGGALQSHVDLHDPTRIRYEYLRRVANVLDAGWPGHRPLRILHLGAGALTLPRYIQLTHPGSAQTVVDLDRELPTLVCSVLPLPEGTDLTVVIGDARAELARLEGPEFDAIVLDIYTAVDAAVHLTGSEFFGELLSRLTESGVLLVNIGDDTGLRFLARQAEALETAAASAGLTGAWTLADATMLDRLQAGNAVLAAGGALDRQDQADLHTRLLAAGPHPAAVLAPEQTAALAARIG, from the coding sequence ATGGCCGATCCTGACGCGTTCCACCCCACCCGCCGGAACCTCCAGCTGAGTGTGAGCGGCGAGCGGGCCCGGATCCTCCCTGACGAGCACGACGACGGCTGGGTGCTGGAGATCGGCGGGGCGCTCCAGTCCCATGTCGACCTGCACGACCCCACCCGGATCCGCTATGAGTACCTGCGCCGGGTGGCCAACGTCCTCGATGCCGGCTGGCCGGGCCACCGGCCCCTCCGCATCCTCCACCTCGGCGCCGGTGCGCTCACCCTGCCCCGGTATATCCAGCTGACCCATCCCGGCTCCGCCCAGACGGTGGTGGACCTCGACCGCGAGTTGCCGACGCTGGTCTGCTCCGTCCTGCCCCTGCCGGAGGGGACGGACCTCACGGTGGTCATCGGAGATGCCCGCGCCGAGCTCGCCCGCCTGGAGGGCCCGGAGTTCGATGCCATCGTCCTGGACATCTACACCGCGGTGGACGCCGCCGTGCATCTCACGGGCAGCGAGTTCTTCGGTGAGCTGCTGAGTCGTCTCACGGAGTCCGGAGTGCTGCTGGTGAACATCGGGGATGACACGGGCCTGCGGTTCCTGGCCCGGCAGGCCGAGGCCTTGGAGACCGCCGCCGCCAGTGCGGGCCTCACCGGGGCCTGGACCCTGGCCGACGCGACGATGCTGGACCGCCTGCAGGCCGGCAACGCGGTCCTGGCGGCCGGCGGCGCTCTCGATCGACAGGACCAGGCGGACCTTCACACCCGGCTGCTGGCCGCCGGACCGCATCCGGCAGCGGTGCTGGCCCCGGAGCAGACGGCGGCCCTCGCGGCCCGGATCGGCTAG
- a CDS encoding twin-arginine translocase TatA/TatE family subunit, which produces MTFGINGAELIILALLAVLILGPEKLPEYARKLTEWIRNLRRMAEGAKTQFREETGTDFDEIDWKKYDPRQYDPRRIIKDALADPVDGEASSSGPAGASGPSGGSHTEARRGRSGLRGELDSVRSQRDELREDLKDMDPRALFFGKTSSRSTTHSAGSAGGVGSVSVAADADADAEAGQPGGAAVAPAAPRDPAPFDVDAT; this is translated from the coding sequence GTGACCTTCGGTATCAACGGCGCTGAGCTGATCATCCTGGCCCTGCTGGCCGTGCTCATCCTCGGTCCGGAGAAGCTCCCGGAGTACGCGCGGAAACTCACCGAATGGATCCGGAACCTGCGGCGTATGGCCGAGGGTGCCAAGACCCAGTTCAGGGAAGAGACGGGCACCGATTTCGACGAGATCGACTGGAAGAAGTACGATCCCCGCCAGTACGACCCCCGCCGCATTATCAAGGACGCCCTCGCCGATCCGGTGGACGGGGAGGCTTCGAGTTCAGGTCCGGCCGGCGCCTCCGGCCCGTCCGGTGGATCCCACACGGAGGCACGGAGGGGACGGAGCGGCCTCCGGGGTGAACTCGACTCCGTGCGCTCCCAGCGCGACGAGCTGCGCGAGGACCTCAAGGACATGGATCCCCGAGCGCTGTTCTTCGGCAAGACCTCCAGCCGTTCGACGACCCACTCCGCCGGAAGTGCGGGTGGCGTGGGCAGTGTCAGTGTCGCTGCAGATGCAGATGCAGATGCAGAAGCCGGTCAGCCGGGCGGGGCCGCCGTTGCGCCGGCCGCTCCGCGCGATCCGGCACCCTTCGACGTGGACGCCACGTAG
- a CDS encoding magnesium transporter MgtE N-terminal domain-containing protein, which produces MNVPKIFVARLLGLDVFDPLGDRLGRMRDAVVMERGPGQPPVAVGIVIEVPGKKRVFVPMTRVTSMGAGQIITTGLINLRRFERRGAELMVAADLFDRRVTLADGTGQAVLEDLGLEQQRNGDWLVSDLYVRRHAGRSAFGRVRGEHLLVGWGEARWAAREEPQGASSFVAAHEDLKAADLADVLHEMTTKRRVEVATELQDGRLADVLQELPDDDQVEIISNLDIERAADVLEEMDPDDAADLLHELSDSQQELLLELMEPEDADDVRRLMEYEENTAGSVMTPVPVIMPPEATVAEALANIRQQEFTPAMASLVIVARPPLETPTGRYLGVVHFQRLLRYPPPEPLGNILDKDLEPVSDLMPLPAVTRELATYNLTCIPVVNEHHRVVGAVTVDDVLDHLLPDDWRSMDDPEEVS; this is translated from the coding sequence GTGAATGTCCCGAAGATCTTCGTCGCCCGCCTGCTGGGCCTGGACGTGTTCGACCCCCTGGGTGACCGTCTGGGCCGCATGCGTGATGCCGTCGTCATGGAACGCGGACCGGGTCAGCCGCCGGTCGCCGTCGGGATCGTCATCGAGGTTCCGGGCAAGAAACGGGTGTTCGTGCCGATGACACGGGTCACCTCCATGGGCGCCGGCCAGATCATCACCACCGGCCTGATCAACCTGCGCCGTTTCGAACGGCGCGGGGCCGAGCTGATGGTGGCGGCCGACCTCTTCGACCGCCGCGTCACCCTCGCCGATGGCACCGGGCAGGCCGTGCTCGAGGACCTGGGCCTGGAACAGCAGCGCAACGGTGACTGGCTGGTCAGCGACCTCTATGTCCGGCGTCACGCCGGCCGCAGCGCCTTCGGCCGCGTCCGGGGCGAGCATCTGCTCGTGGGGTGGGGCGAGGCCCGCTGGGCTGCCCGCGAGGAACCACAGGGTGCGTCCAGCTTCGTGGCCGCCCACGAGGACCTCAAGGCCGCGGACCTCGCCGATGTCCTGCACGAGATGACCACCAAGCGCCGTGTCGAGGTGGCCACCGAGCTGCAGGACGGGCGGCTGGCGGACGTGCTCCAGGAGCTCCCGGACGACGACCAGGTGGAGATCATCTCCAACCTGGACATCGAGCGCGCCGCCGACGTGCTCGAGGAGATGGACCCTGACGACGCCGCCGACCTCCTCCACGAACTCTCGGACTCCCAGCAGGAACTGCTCCTGGAGCTCATGGAACCCGAGGACGCCGACGATGTCCGCCGCCTGATGGAGTACGAGGAGAACACCGCCGGCTCCGTCATGACGCCGGTCCCCGTCATCATGCCGCCCGAGGCCACGGTGGCCGAGGCACTGGCGAACATTCGCCAGCAGGAGTTCACCCCGGCCATGGCCTCCCTGGTGATCGTGGCCCGCCCACCCTTGGAGACCCCCACGGGCCGCTACCTCGGCGTGGTGCATTTCCAGCGCCTGCTGCGGTATCCCCCGCCCGAGCCGCTGGGGAACATCCTGGACAAGGACCTCGAGCCGGTCTCCGACCTCATGCCCCTGCCGGCCGTGACCCGTGAACTGGCCACCTACAACCTGACCTGCATCCCGGTGGTCAACGAGCACCACCGTGTGGTCGGTGCCGTCACCGTGGACGACGTGCTGGACCACCTGCTGCCGGACGACTGGCGCAGCATGGACGATCCTGAGGAGGTGTCCTGA
- a CDS encoding zf-HC2 domain-containing protein: MAVFHPRARFDSYVEDALSPAARERISVHLEQCDACRHEVEQRERILQAASSLSSLPAASSTNSSYPSSPSSQSDPASPESQWAVPPSPYAWPSHAAEPSTGSRPAVPPVLEERQGVAGWKVVMGLGAIGLAAVAVLSTAWIAGDPEAAAGPETGENLLLPSASVNSSTADPDAGASPAPSGSPNAGSAGAAESEIGDPDADTTDDSSGPAVLSPAGIGGPALAPSLPSPSGSVNPAEGKVSAGVALAETMALTPEMVTDLRRLGWNVPSLNGLGLQHESTGWAVEDETAEVVMSLQGEEASLVLHECRSLGEDAGIPGCPLANGDARAAAWADTVAASGETRRLPVGVEMSVLDLGDGTWTATAQTPNASYTVDSDLPMDRAERVMTLVVISEQSRVQSGTGPERPADRLARGFERLLPWMDEHEEGTR, encoded by the coding sequence ATGGCGGTCTTCCATCCCCGGGCACGATTCGACTCCTATGTGGAGGATGCCCTCTCCCCGGCTGCCCGTGAGCGGATCTCTGTCCATCTCGAGCAGTGTGACGCATGCCGTCACGAGGTGGAGCAGCGCGAACGCATCCTTCAAGCCGCCTCGTCCTTGTCATCCCTTCCGGCTGCCTCCTCGACGAATTCGTCGTACCCGTCTTCTCCGTCGTCCCAGTCAGATCCGGCCTCGCCGGAATCGCAGTGGGCGGTACCACCTTCGCCCTACGCCTGGCCTTCGCACGCCGCAGAACCCTCCACCGGGTCTCGTCCCGCCGTGCCGCCGGTGCTGGAAGAACGCCAGGGCGTGGCCGGCTGGAAGGTGGTCATGGGACTGGGGGCCATTGGCCTGGCTGCCGTCGCGGTGCTGTCCACCGCCTGGATCGCGGGTGATCCGGAGGCCGCGGCCGGCCCGGAGACCGGGGAGAACCTCCTTCTGCCGTCCGCCTCCGTGAACTCCTCCACGGCGGATCCCGACGCCGGCGCATCACCTGCGCCGTCCGGGTCGCCGAACGCTGGGAGCGCCGGTGCCGCAGAGTCCGAGATCGGCGACCCTGACGCTGACACCACCGACGACTCGAGCGGTCCCGCGGTACTCTCGCCAGCCGGCATCGGCGGTCCGGCGCTGGCCCCCTCCCTCCCGTCGCCGTCTGGATCCGTCAATCCAGCCGAAGGCAAGGTCTCTGCCGGAGTCGCCCTGGCCGAGACCATGGCGTTGACCCCGGAGATGGTCACCGATCTGCGACGACTGGGGTGGAACGTCCCCTCCTTGAACGGACTGGGACTGCAGCACGAATCCACTGGTTGGGCTGTGGAGGACGAGACTGCCGAGGTGGTGATGTCACTCCAGGGTGAGGAGGCCTCACTGGTGCTGCACGAGTGCCGCTCACTGGGCGAGGATGCCGGGATCCCCGGCTGTCCATTGGCGAACGGGGACGCCCGCGCCGCAGCCTGGGCTGACACCGTGGCCGCGTCCGGCGAGACCCGCAGACTGCCCGTCGGCGTGGAGATGTCCGTCCTCGATCTGGGCGACGGCACGTGGACGGCCACGGCGCAGACTCCCAACGCCTCCTACACGGTGGATTCAGACCTGCCGATGGACCGGGCAGAGCGTGTGATGACCCTCGTCGTCATCTCGGAACAATCCCGTGTCCAGTCGGGGACAGGGCCCGAACGGCCTGCGGACCGCCTGGCCCGGGGCTTCGAACGACTCCTGCCCTGGATGGATGAGCACGAGGAAGGCACCCGATGA
- a CDS encoding Mrp/NBP35 family ATP-binding protein: MTDTPGASDATGTFDTPELSTALERAAWARLGSVLDPEIRRPVTELGMVASITESTEPPESSTGTGTGTGHLTIGIRLTIAGCPLRDTITQDVERALEGLDGCTGADVVMAVMTAEQRASLKELLTAGRPKNQFEKGSLARVYAVASGKGGVGKSTVTANLATALADRGLSVGLVDADIHGFSIPGLLGTTAKPTRVDEMILPPVAQGVKVISIGMFLDADRPVAWRGPMLHRALEQFVTDVYWGDLDVLLVDLPPGTGDIAISAAQLLPTSELLIVTTPQQAAAQVAARAGELAEQTGQQVAGVIENMAAMTLPDGTVLDLFGSGGGQTVADRLTGSLGHAVPLLGSVPLDPLLREDGDGGTPVVLEHPDSAAGTELRRIAGSLAVRPRGLSGLKLPVTPRD; the protein is encoded by the coding sequence ATGACCGACACCCCCGGCGCCTCCGACGCAACTGGCACCTTCGACACCCCCGAACTGTCCACCGCTCTGGAACGGGCCGCGTGGGCCCGGCTCGGCTCGGTACTGGACCCGGAGATCCGGCGCCCCGTCACCGAGCTGGGCATGGTCGCCTCGATCACCGAGTCAACCGAACCACCCGAATCATCCACCGGCACCGGCACCGGCACCGGCCATCTGACCATCGGCATCCGCCTGACCATCGCCGGCTGCCCCCTCCGGGACACCATCACGCAGGACGTGGAACGGGCCCTGGAGGGACTGGACGGATGCACGGGCGCCGACGTCGTCATGGCCGTCATGACCGCCGAGCAGCGTGCCTCGCTCAAGGAGCTGCTGACCGCTGGCCGCCCGAAGAACCAGTTCGAGAAGGGCTCGCTGGCCCGGGTCTACGCGGTCGCCTCCGGCAAGGGCGGCGTCGGCAAGTCCACCGTCACGGCCAACCTCGCCACCGCCCTGGCGGACCGGGGGCTCTCCGTGGGACTGGTGGACGCTGACATCCATGGCTTCTCCATTCCTGGCCTGCTCGGCACCACGGCCAAGCCGACCCGGGTGGACGAGATGATCCTGCCGCCGGTGGCCCAGGGCGTGAAGGTCATCTCGATCGGCATGTTCCTCGACGCTGACCGGCCGGTCGCGTGGCGCGGTCCCATGCTGCACCGGGCCCTCGAGCAGTTCGTCACGGACGTCTACTGGGGCGACCTCGACGTCCTCCTGGTCGACCTGCCGCCGGGCACCGGGGACATCGCGATCTCTGCCGCCCAGCTGCTGCCGACCTCCGAGCTGCTCATCGTCACCACGCCGCAACAGGCGGCGGCACAGGTCGCGGCCCGGGCGGGCGAGCTCGCGGAACAGACGGGCCAGCAGGTCGCCGGTGTCATCGAGAACATGGCGGCCATGACACTGCCGGACGGCACCGTTCTGGATCTCTTCGGCTCCGGTGGTGGCCAGACCGTCGCGGACCGGCTCACCGGGTCCCTCGGTCATGCGGTGCCGCTGTTGGGCTCGGTCCCCCTGGACCCCCTGTTGCGCGAGGACGGCGACGGCGGCACCCCGGTGGTCCTGGAACATCCGGACTCAGCGGCGGGCACGGAGCTGCGGCGCATCGCGGGTTCGCTGGCCGTGCGACCGCGCGGTCTCTCCGGCCTGAAGCTGCCGGTCACACCGCGGGACTGA
- a CDS encoding general stress protein, producing the protein MAENPGAVMTRTGTSGTMEPMSMLFGPTSSDPSVSGLPRGEVLGSFPTYAEARKVVDRLAEQEFDVRTVSVVGTDLRTVERIRNRLTYPSVALRSAIQGAFFGAMLGILMTLIDPSGSGFQILYTVGLGVAIWVLFGVIGHALRKGRGVNSVQQLVPSNFDVVCEFETAHQAKQLLGRPAQAPAPATDTPAPPANQSNAPQPPASQIPAQEPTVNQGPTPAAHSADTAPAPSAPESEAPSRNGTFPDLSDGRPQYGVRLPEDEAKVVRERILSENAAKNAPGGQAAASFEAPSYGQQGQQGQQDQQKPARNGRAGGSGRRSDPSRPVDAEAAPAPGGDRPTSGTGSAEQDQNGTAAPGETGSGEPGGSEPGTFERPAYGRRSAVDQPEADQPDTAQDEPERRG; encoded by the coding sequence GTGGCGGAGAACCCGGGCGCCGTGATGACCCGCACCGGCACGAGCGGCACAATGGAGCCCATGTCCATGCTCTTCGGTCCCACATCCTCCGACCCCTCGGTCAGCGGCCTGCCCCGCGGTGAGGTGCTGGGGTCCTTCCCCACCTACGCCGAGGCCCGGAAGGTCGTGGACCGACTGGCCGAGCAGGAGTTCGACGTCCGCACGGTGTCGGTCGTCGGCACCGACCTGCGCACCGTCGAGCGGATCCGCAACCGCCTGACCTACCCGTCCGTGGCCCTGCGCTCGGCCATCCAGGGTGCCTTCTTCGGTGCGATGCTCGGCATCCTGATGACCCTGATCGACCCCTCTGGATCCGGATTCCAGATCCTGTACACGGTGGGTCTCGGCGTGGCCATCTGGGTGCTCTTCGGCGTGATCGGGCACGCGCTGCGCAAGGGCCGTGGCGTGAACTCGGTCCAACAGCTGGTCCCCTCCAACTTCGACGTGGTCTGCGAGTTCGAGACGGCGCATCAGGCCAAGCAATTGCTGGGCCGCCCAGCCCAGGCTCCGGCTCCCGCAACGGACACCCCCGCGCCACCGGCCAACCAGTCCAACGCCCCACAGCCTCCGGCCAGCCAGATTCCCGCTCAGGAGCCCACGGTCAATCAGGGCCCGACGCCGGCCGCCCACTCCGCGGACACCGCGCCGGCGCCGTCGGCACCGGAGTCCGAGGCGCCCTCCCGCAACGGCACCTTCCCGGACCTTTCGGATGGCCGCCCCCAATACGGGGTGCGGCTGCCGGAGGACGAGGCGAAGGTCGTCCGGGAACGCATCCTCAGCGAGAACGCCGCCAAGAACGCTCCGGGCGGCCAGGCCGCGGCGTCCTTCGAGGCCCCGTCCTACGGCCAGCAGGGCCAGCAGGGCCAGCAGGATCAGCAGAAGCCGGCCCGCAACGGCCGTGCCGGTGGCTCCGGCCGTCGTTCCGACCCCAGCCGTCCCGTCGACGCGGAGGCCGCGCCGGCACCGGGCGGTGACCGGCCGACGTCGGGCACCGGGTCTGCGGAACAGGACCAGAACGGCACCGCGGCACCGGGCGAGACCGGTTCGGGGGAACCCGGCGGGAGCGAACCGGGCACCTTCGAGCGGCCAGCCTACGGACGCCGGTCGGCCGTGGACCAACCCGAGGCCGATCAGCCGGACACCGCTCAGGACGAGCCTGAGCGGCGCGGCTGA
- a CDS encoding site-specific DNA-methyltransferase — protein MAGHGTVTAVDEFRPDGPNLVVGAENLEFLPSLPDGAFTLVYLDPPFNTGRTQRRQQMWMVRAAAEESDRVGFGGQSYRTIKGALASYDDAFADYWEFLEPRLREAWRLLADDGTLYLHLDYREVHYAKVMLDAIFGRDCFLNEIIWAYDFGGRSKRRWPSKHDTILVYVKDPDGYWFDSEEVDREPYMAPGLVTPEKVARGKLPTDVWWHTIVSPTGKEKTGYPTQKPLGLLRRMVAASSRRDDWVLDFFAGSGTLGAAAAALQRRFVLVDQNPEALEVMRRRLAEHL, from the coding sequence GTGGCCGGCCACGGCACGGTGACCGCTGTGGATGAGTTCCGGCCGGACGGCCCCAACCTGGTGGTGGGGGCGGAGAACCTCGAGTTCCTGCCCTCACTGCCGGACGGGGCCTTCACACTGGTCTACCTGGATCCCCCGTTCAACACGGGGCGGACCCAACGGCGCCAGCAAATGTGGATGGTCCGTGCCGCCGCGGAGGAATCGGACCGGGTCGGCTTCGGCGGGCAGAGCTACAGGACCATCAAGGGTGCCCTGGCCTCCTACGATGACGCCTTCGCCGACTACTGGGAGTTCCTCGAGCCCCGGTTGCGAGAGGCCTGGCGGCTCCTGGCCGATGACGGCACCCTCTACCTGCACCTGGACTACCGGGAGGTGCACTACGCCAAGGTCATGCTGGACGCGATCTTCGGCCGGGACTGCTTCCTCAACGAGATCATCTGGGCCTACGACTTCGGCGGCCGGTCCAAGCGGAGGTGGCCGAGCAAGCACGACACGATCCTGGTCTACGTCAAGGATCCCGACGGCTACTGGTTCGACTCCGAGGAGGTCGATCGGGAGCCGTACATGGCACCCGGGCTCGTGACCCCGGAGAAGGTCGCCCGCGGCAAACTGCCCACCGACGTCTGGTGGCACACGATCGTCTCGCCCACCGGCAAGGAGAAGACCGGCTATCCGACCCAGAAGCCGCTGGGCCTGCTCAGGCGGATGGTGGCGGCGTCCTCCCGCCGGGACGACTGGGTACTCGACTTCTTCGCCGGCTCCGGCACGCTCGGGGCCGCCGCGGCCGCACTCCAGCGGCGCTTCGTGCTCGTGGACCAGAACCCCGAGGCCCTCGAGGTCATGCGCCGCCGGCTGGCCGAACACCTTTGA